Proteins found in one Pocillopora verrucosa isolate sample1 chromosome 12, ASM3666991v2, whole genome shotgun sequence genomic segment:
- the LOC131783738 gene encoding WD repeat-containing protein 18 has product MADFEVALTTESSGDNFCVSLWDLNSGMQLKAYKGGSCQARCVSLLGKDYIMASQSNKPIIHTWNMAKESVLTKLICPGKVTAITCSPDGNYCVVACGEKIYIWQVASGNLLGLLSRHFQRVSCLKFTDDGSHFLSSGDDNLVMVWKMAKILSVSSNSVGTSDEIRTPRYTWSDHALPVTDIHCGSGGMRGHVITASLDQTCKLYSLSSGELLCSFVFDVGVAAVTMDAAEQNCFAGGTDGNIYQVELFRRGMKNNIHLEKEEALIFNGHSKQVNSLAISMDGTLLLSGSQDQTARVWHVPSKQCLRVVNHKGAVTNSQIIPKPLHLENPSPKSSLAPIQPLKRHVHVPNRSREKHVAGPAGTSDGDSNSDAILMTLKGKISEESSSEKRKRFGDSVALPLLAEVAEFEGQGTATTGKRQLSRRELEEQLENVKRVNKHFYHFAVRELMDEVYQATGKGTT; this is encoded by the exons atggcggactTTGAGGTAGCACTGACAACAGAATCATCTGGAGATAACTTCTGTGTATCCTTATGGGATTTAAACTCAGGTATGCAACTGAAAGCTTACAAAGGAGGAAGTTGCCAAGCGAGATGCGTTTCACTTCTCGGTAAAGATTATATCATGGCATCACAGTCAAATAAACCTATAATCCACACGTGGAACATGGCTAAG GAGTCAGTTCTAACAAAATTAATCTGCCCTGGTAAAGTGACAGCCATAACATGTTCTCCTGATGGTAACTACTGTGTGGTGGCTTGTGGTGAGAAAATTTATATTTGGCAG gtTGCAAGTGGCAATTTACTTGGGTTACTTTCAAGACACTTCCAGCGAGTCTCATGTCTGAAATTCACAGATGATGGATCTCATTTCTTGTCATCTGGTGATGATAATTTAGTGATGGTGTGGAAAATGGCAAA GATTTTGTCGGTTTCATCAAACAGCGTAGGAACTTCAGATGAAATACGAACTCCAAGGTACACATGGTCTGATCATGCCCTTCCTGTCACTGATATCCATTGTGGAAGTGGGGGCATGAGAGGTCATGTGATCACTGCATCCCTTGATCAAACTTGTAAG ttgtACAGCCTGAGTTCTGGTGAACTTTTGTGTTCATTTGTGTTTGATGTTGGAGTAGCAGCTGTGACAATGGATGCTGCAGAACAGAACTGCTTTGCAGGAGGAACAGATGGCAACATCTACCAAGTAGAGCTTTTTAGAAGG GGGATGAAGAATaacattcacttggagaaaGAAGAAGCCCTCATCTTCAATGGTCATAG TAAACAAGTCAACAGTTTAGCAATTTCTATGGATGGAACTCTGTTATTGTCTGGCTCTCAAGACCAGACTGCTCGTGTTTGGCATGTTCCTAGTAAGCAGTGTCTCAGAGTTGTCAACCACAAAG GTGCAGTGACCAATTCTCAGATAATTCCAAAACCTTTACACCTGGAAAACCCATCTCCGAAATCATCCCTTGCTCCGATCCAGCCTCTAAAACGGCACGTGCATGTACCGAATCGATCACGTGAAAAACACGTCGCCGGTCCCGCGGGAACAAGTGATGGCGATTCCAACTCTGACGCTATTCTTATGACGCTGAAGGGAAAAATAAGCGAG GAAAGTAGttcggaaaaaagaaaaagatttgggGACAGTGTTGCGCTACCTCTGCTTGCCGAG GTCGCAGAGTTTGAAGGGCAGGGAACTGCAACAACAGGAAAGAGACAACTTTCGCGACGGGAACTTGAAGAGCAATTAGAAAACGTTAAACGGGTGAACaaacatttttaccattttgcCGTGAGAGAATTAATGGATGAAGTGTACCAAGCAACCGGAAAAGGGACAACGTGA
- the LOC131783736 gene encoding major facilitator superfamily domain-containing protein 6: MSSTHSQEPGKKPNCISEFCLQHRSRIALSSFYFFFETCFSFKMFFMPVYWQQLGLSPTQIGILRAVWGVAYSLGGVIFGKMASKWKIRRALLMMSILSTAITPLVSLIPRRTHDKCLVESGKSLDENKRRVITPQEGKNSFHPNDENTNHRNRTHDMQSLFREVEKTPEILEQFTSRRSLPPIKRRTSRQTSLVGDHVLILEKNPQDINTIFLIFVFIVFVGELLASPAFSLANSEIVDYLGENSRDFGKIRLWGPIGHMIAAPITAVFVTHYHYVICGEYQDNFAIVFAVISFMAMASLVSVSQLGDQTIKHSDNTEGNGNGKPLTLFEFFSRYQNCVFIVMTFLIGCFDGVVLTFGFWYTKTLDVTIATLVFGFSRMTCSAVSVVFLGLTGMCVKKTGYSGITMFSMMLFFIWFVGMSLMKNPWLMLLFETIGYTAYVTGFTGLISYFGEVTPSHLMDTVQGGVNSLFLGVGCGIGTALCGFFIDAFGAVEAFRLFASGEAVLLVLFVVNQAVFFCLKNNEKEEKTKLLE; the protein is encoded by the exons atgtcaagtACCCATTCACAAGAACCCGGAAAAAAGCCAAATTGCATCTCGGAATTTTGTTTGCAGCACAGAAGTAGGATTGCATTAAGTTCGTTTTACTTCTTCTTCGAGACATGCTTTAGCTTTAAAATGTTCTTTATGCCAGTCTACTGGCAACAGCTTGGCTTGTCTCCGACTCAGATCGGCATTTTACGAGCCGTTTGGGGCGTGGCATACTCCCTTGGCGGGGTCATCTTTGGAAAAATGGCAAGTAAGTGGAAGATTCGCCGTGCGTTGCTGATGATGAGCATTCTATCCACGGCTATTACGCCACTAGTGTCGTTGATTCCAAGAAGAACGCACGATAAGTGCTTGGTGGAATCGGGAAAGAGCCTGGATGAAAACAAGCGTCGCGTAATCACTCCACAGGAGGGCAAAAATTCCTTCCATCCTAACGACGAGAATACGAATCATCGTAACCGAACCCACGATATGCAATCGCTTTTCCGTGAGGTAGAAAAAACCCCTGAAATCCTGGAACAATTTACCTCAAGACGTTCTCTACCACCGATAAAGAGGCGCACTTCAAGACAAACATCTCTGGTTGGCGATCATGTCCTTATCTTAGAAAAAAACCCGCAAGACATCAACACCATATTTCTCATATTTGTGTTTATTGTATTCGTTGGGGAACTCCTCGCGTCTCCTGCATTTAGTCTGGCTAATTCTGAAATTGTGGACTACCTCGGGGAAAATAGCCGCGATTTTGGCAAGATTCGTCTCTGGGGTCCAATTGGGCACATGATTGCTGCTCCCATCACAGCTGTATTTGTTACTCATTACCATTATGTGATTTGTGGCGAGTATCAGGACAACTTTGCTATTGTCTTCGCTGTCATTTCTTTCATGGCTATGGCTTCGTTAGTATCTGTATCGCAGCTGGGAGATCAAACGATCAAGCACAGCGACAACACTGAAGGAAATGGCAACGGAAAGCCTTTGACTTTATTTGAGTTCTTCTCTCGATATCAAAATTGCGTCTTCATCGTCATGACGTTcttgattggctgttttgatGGAGTTGTGCTAACGTTTGGGTTCTGGTACACCAAGACCTTAGACGTTACCATCGCCACGCTGGTGTTTGGTTTCTCTCGGATGACTTGCTCTGCGGTAAGTGTGGTGTTCCTGGGCTTGACAGGCATGTGTGTGAAGAAGACTGGTTACTCTGGAATCACTATGTTCTCCATGATGCTGTTCTTCATTTGGTTTGTGGGAATGTCTCTCATGAAAAACCCATGGCTCATGCTTCTCTTTGAGACTATTGGCTACACCGCTTATGTAACTGGTTTTACAGGCCTGATCAGTTACTTTGGTGAAGTAACACCCAGTCATCTGATGGATACAGTGCAAG GAGGGGTTAACTCTTTGTTTCTCGGCGTGGGTTGCGGCATTGGAACTGCCTTGTGCGGCTTTTTCATCGATGCATTTGGCGCCGTAGAGGCATTCCGGTTGTTTGCATCAGGTGAAGCTGTACTATTAGTCCTGTTTGTCGTCAACCAAGCCGTATTTTTTTGCCTCAAgaacaatgaaaaagaagaaaaaacaaaactgctAGAATGA
- the LOC131783735 gene encoding kelch-like protein diablo, producing MASVELSQVYVPVANYCVQMMNSLNEFRKHNILCEVVIVVNGKQFFAHRNVLAASSPYFREMFSSNMREHLENKPVILENITAEIMEELLNFIYTGSIKITPFNVKDFVSASNYLLMTNLKETCISFMKAMLNPSNCLGIEAAAFKFNCTALRSTASQYVYDNFVAVSQTDEFKLLSADRLAEYLGSDDIRVEREEQVFECLMQWINHDIEVRRGFFKILSQHVRFPLMSPYYLADHVETEEIVLSSPECTSLILEAKNYHMLPDRRHLIKGSRTKPRRSMGVISVIFAAGGIQGSTVMRDTFGFFPAANRWSPLAHMIIARCRHGLAVTGDMVYAVGGQSREGAAQSSLNSVERYDPRTNTWTMVAPMNMRRSLLNVAVLDGNMYAVGGCDESNFRLNSVERYHPATNTWSFTAPMTTCRSSPCVLTCRVLYVIGGVSYVGMSLNTGEYLDPMTNTWRAIAPMHYKRASASGAATNGKIYIIGGWDGSVHLNSGEVYDPDIDQWSLIEPASTARWDAGIAVESDKIFIVGGCDRNALCTLETECYDPEKDKWSKVASLPVATHGIKCCTIQLPHKFA from the exons aTGGCTTCCGTGGAGCTTTCACAAGTTTATGTGCCTGTAGCGAATTACTGTGTCCAGATGATGAACTCTCTTAACGAGTTCCGGAAACACAATATCTTGTGCGAAGTAGTGATTGTGGTtaatggaaaacaatttttcgcTCATCGGAATGTTTTGGCGGCAAGTAGTCCCTATTTCCGGGAGATGTTTTCGAGTAACATGCGTGAGCATTTGGAAAACAAGCCAGTGATTCTGGAAAACATCACTGCAGAAATAATGGAAGAGTTGTTAAATTTTATCTACACCGGAAGCATCAAGATTACTCCCTTTAACGTCAAGGATTTTGTTTCCGCTTCAAATTATCTCTTGATGACGAACTTGAAGGAAACTTGTATATCATTTATGAAAGCCATGTTAAATCCCTCGAATTGCCTGGGTATCGAAGCAGCTGCATTTAAATTCAATTGTACTGCTCTACGAAGCACAGCTAGTCAATACGTTTACGATAATTTTGTGGCTGTCTCGCAAACGGATGAATTTAAGTTGCTCTCTGCCGACCGCTTAGCAGAATATCTCGGCAGTGATGACATTCGAGTCGAACGCGAAGAACAAGTATTCGAATGTCTGATGCAATGGATAAACCATGATATAGAAGTTCGTAGAGgcttttttaaaatactttcacAACATGTTCGTTTCCCGCTCATGTCTCCCTATTACTTAGCGGATCATGTTGAAACTGAAGAGATCGTACTTTCATCTCCGGAATGCACATCGTTGATTCTAGAAGCAAAGAACTACCACATGCTTCCAGATCGCAGACACCTGATCAAAGGTTCTAGAACCAAACCTAGAAGATCAATGGGGGTAATTTCTGTTATATTTGCTGCCGGAGGAATTCAAGGATCGACAGTAATGAGGGACACTTTTGGGTTTTTCCCTGCAGCAAATAGATGGAGTCCTTTAGCGCACATGATCATCGCGCGATGTAGACACGGATTAGCAGTTACTGGAGACATGGTATATGCCGTGGGTGGTCAGTCACGAGAAG GTGCTGCCCAGAGTTCTCTGAACTCAGTGGAAAGATATGATCCAAGAACAAACACATGGACAATGGTTGCACCCATGAATATGAGGCGCAGTCTGCTCAATGTTGCAGTACTTGACG GAAATATGTATGCTGTGGGTGGCTGTGATGAGAGTAACTTCCGACTCAACAGTGTGGAACGTTACCACCCAGCAACAAACACTTGGTCATTTACAGCACCCATGACCACTTGTCGCAGCAGTCCATGTGTGTTGACATGCCGTGTACTGTATGTGATTGGTGGAGTAAGCTATGTTGGAATGTCACTTAACACTGGAGAGTATCTTGACCCCATGACAAACACGTGGAGGGCAATTGCCCCCATGCATTACAAGCGAGCGAGCGCATCAGGAGCAGCAACAAATGGAAAGATCTACATCATTG gtGGCTGGGACGGTTCTGTTCACCTGAATAGTGGTGAGGTGTATGACCCTGATATAGACCAGTGGTCCTTGATTGAACCTGCTAGCACTGCCAGATGGGATGCTGGGATAGCTGTAGAGAGTGACAAAATCTTCATTGTTGGGGGATGTGACAGGAATGCACTTTGCACTTTGGAAACAGAGTGCTATGACCCTGAGAAAGACAAATGGAGTAAGGTGGCATCCCTGCCAGTTGCAACACATGGAATTAAGTGTTGTACCATCCAGCTTCCACATAAATTTGCATAG